A genomic segment from Poecilia reticulata strain Guanapo linkage group LG3, Guppy_female_1.0+MT, whole genome shotgun sequence encodes:
- the tmem276b gene encoding transmembrane protein 178B, with amino-acid sequence MAAMKILTSAGLFLAFCALGLLAMAICTDYWYETDARRHRERCKNYANKRNDPGYIYISNHNLPLQMPPKTGPDAAPLVRGKRHFLPASSSMESHCSRQFNSTVSGLWRKCHREGFDLETEDLIYKGIIQRCTPVKYHYSSSILPRNLPINITKTIRQDEWHALHLRRMTAGFVGMAVSIILFGWIIGVLGCCQQHDLMQYVAGLLFLMGGTCCIISLCTCVAGINFELSRYPRYMYGLPEDISHGYGWSMFCAWGGLGLTLLAGFLCTLAPSLSTPARTTTHKPRQENGTV; translated from the exons ATGGCCGCTATGAAAATATTAACCAGCGCTGGGCTTTTCTTGGCTTTTTGCGCGCTGGGTCTCCTCGCCATGGCGATCTGCACCGACTACTGGTACGAGACCGACGCCAGGAGACACCGAGAGAGGTGCAAAAACTATGCCAACAAGCGGAACGACCCCGGTTACATCTACATTTCAAACCACAACCTCCCTCTCCAGATGCCTCCAAAAACCGGCCCAGATGCTGCTCCTCTCGTTAGGGGGAAGCGGCACTTTCTGCCCGCGTCGTCTTCAATGGAGTCCCACTGCAGCCGACAGTTCAACTCTACCGTCTCCGGGCTTTGGAGGAAGTGTCACCGGGAAGGATTCGACCTGGAGACCGAGGACCTTATTTACAAAG GAATAATTCAAAGGTGTACCCCAGTCAAGTATCACTACTCCTCGTCCATCCTTCCTCGGAATTTACCCATCAACATCACAAAGACCATACGTCAGGATGAGTGGCATGCTCTTC ATCTAAGAAGAATGACAGCCGGCTTTGTGGGCATGGCCGTGTCCATCATTCTTTTTGGTTGGATCATCGGAGTGCTGGGATGCTGCCAGCAGCATGACCTCATGCAATATGTAGCCGGCCTACTCTTTCTCATGGGAG GAACATGTTGCATCATCTCCTTGTGCACATGCGTGGCAGGAATCAACTTCGAGTTGTCCCGCTACCCGCGCTACATGTACGGCCTCCCTGAAGACATTAGCCACGGCTACGGTTGGTCCATGTTTTGTGCCTGGGGGGGCCTCGGCCTCACATTGCTGGCCGGCTTCCTCTGCACTCTGGCTCCCTCCTTGAGCACGCCCGCTCGCACGACGACCCACAAACCGAGGCAGGAGAACGGAACCGTGTGA